The following coding sequences are from one Hymenobacter sp. DG25A window:
- a CDS encoding DUF6370 family protein, with protein sequence MKTLVLSALLVFSATLASQAQDKAATTTAPDKSKEIIVVDAACGQCRLGLEGKSCDLAIRIDGKSYFVDGTTVDSHGDAHAKDGLCNAIRKAKVQGELVDNRFKATYFELLPEPAKTK encoded by the coding sequence ATGAAGACCTTAGTTTTAAGCGCATTACTTGTTTTTTCGGCTACGCTTGCCAGCCAAGCCCAGGACAAAGCCGCTACCACAACGGCTCCCGATAAGAGCAAAGAAATAATTGTGGTAGACGCGGCCTGCGGACAATGCCGCCTGGGCCTGGAAGGCAAAAGCTGTGACCTGGCCATTCGCATAGATGGTAAGTCCTATTTCGTGGATGGCACCACGGTTGACTCACATGGTGATGCCCACGCCAAAGACGGCTTGTGCAATGCTATCCGGAAGGCAAAAGTGCAGGGAGAATTGGTGGATAACCGGTTTAAGGCAACGTATTTCGAGCTGCTTCCGGAGCCGGCAAAAACGAAGTAA